A window of Mytilus edulis chromosome 10, xbMytEdul2.2, whole genome shotgun sequence contains these coding sequences:
- the LOC139493050 gene encoding uncharacterized protein gives MFMKQMDNEFVRDSKGSWVAPLPFRVPRQPLPSNRPQALHRANMLDASLNRNPVKREHFLTFMSKILDNNHAELAPPLHEHEECWYLPLFGVYHPKKPDQIRGVFDSSAKCNGVSLNSVLLTGPDLTNDLLGVLLRFRKEMVAVTSDVQHMFHCFVVRKDHQNYLRFLWHKDNDLQKNLVEYRMRVHVSGNSPSPAVATLRFRKAAQASEQEFGSHVTSFVRRDFYVDDGLTSCPTKEEAVKVMNDTQQALAKYGNLRLHKFASNCAEVMSAFHVSDLASNLKDLDLECDSKPLQRSLGLSWDVNTDNFLFQLSSENKPITRRGILSTINSLYDPLGFLAPVIIQGKLLLRKIVLETVDWDQPLSAETADEWKSWRDTLIAIETLRIPRTYVPYLSKTATKELHVFSDASEKAIAAVAYLRTTDSSGEPNTGFILGKAKVAPTSGHTIPRLELSAAVLAVEITQTIMDNLDLHIDTVKFYTDSKVVLGYISNETRRFFIYVANRVEKIRKFSSPSQLNYVPTNRNPADSGTRSVPAHEIHSSEWLLGPRQLLFSEQKNSENIYQLIDPEEDGEIRATVNVAKTFPTLEHKGIGTDRFNRFSNWTSLVRAIAFLERFSRLHGSKQTAPVTSLEGFSNAENFILISAQYEVYGDEIDCIKRQEQIHKRSPIANFNPFLDERGLLRVGGRIAKSDLNLREKKPLIVPGRHHIATLLVRHYHKIKHEGRHFTDGAIRSAGFWIVGAKRLISSIIHKCVTCRKLRGKTEYQIMSDLPEDRLEPSPPFTNVGIDTFGPWTIASRKTRGGYANSKRWAILFTCLVTRAIHIELIEEMSSSAFINAVRRFTAIRGQPEEA, from the exons ATGTTCATGAAACAGATGGACAACGAATTTGTCAGAGACTCGAAAGGAAGTTGGGTAGCACCGTTACCGTTCCGAGTGCCAAGACAGCCATTGCCAAGCAACAGACCACAGGCTCTTCACCGTGCGAACATGTTAGACGccagtctgaatagaaacccTGTAAAGCGGGAACATTTTCTTACATTTATGAGTAAAATCTTAGATAATAATCATGCAGAGCTCGCTCCACCATTGCACGAACATGAGGAGTGCTGGTATTTGCCATTGTTTGGTGTTTATCATCCGAAGAAACCCGATCAGATAAGAGGTGTGTTTGATTCTTCCGCCAAATGTAACGGAGTTTCACTAAACAGCGTCCTGCTTACAGGTCCAGACTTGACCAATGATCTCTTGGGAGTATTGCTGCGTTTCAGGAAAGAAATGGTCGCAGTCACTTCAGACGTTCAACATATGTTTCACTGCTTTGTTGTCAGAAAAGACCACCAAAATTATCTGAGATTTTTATGGCATAAAGACAATGACCTACAGAAGAACCTTGTCGAATACCGCATGAGAGTTCATGTTTCCGGAAATAGTCCGTCACCTGCCGTTGCTACGCTTAGATTTAGAAAAGCAGCTCAAGCATCAGAACAGGAGTTTGGCAGTCACGTGACTAGCTTTGTTAGAAGAGACTTCTATGTCGACGACGGTCTAACGTCATGTCCTACTAAAGAGGAAGCTGTTAAGGTCATGAATGACACACAGCAAGCATTAGCAAAATATGGAAACTTACGCCTTCACAAGTTTGCCTCTAATTGTGCGGAAGTTATGTCTGCATTTCATGTCAGTGATTTGGCTTCAAATCTTAAAGATCTAGACTTAGAATGCGACAGCAAACCCCTACAACGTAGTCTTGGTCTCAGCTGGGACGTAAACACTGATAACTTCTTATTTCAATTATCATCAGAAAACAAACCAATCACTCGGAGAGGAATTTTATCAACGATAAACAGTCTCTACGATCCTCTGGGATTTTTGGCTCCGGTGATTATACAAGGGAAACTCCTATTACGGAAAATAGTATTAGAAACCGTCGATTGGGACCAACCTCTCTCTGCTGAGACAGCAGATGAGTGGAAATCTTGGAGAGACACTCTAATTGCTATCGAAACATTGCGCATTCCACGTACCTACGTGCCGTATCTCAGCAAAACCGCCACAAAGGAGTTACATGTATTCTCTGATGCATCAGAAAAAGCCATAGCAGCTGTTGCATATCTACGCACCACCGACAGTAGTGGTGAACCAAACACCGGTTTCATTCTTGGGAAAGCTAAAGTTGCACCAACAAGTGGTCATACTATTCCACGCCTTGAACTATCTGCTGCAGTATTAGCAGTCGAGATAACACAGACTATCATGGATAATTTAGATTTACATATAGACACCGTAAAATTCTACACAGACAGTAAAGTAGTCCTAGGCTACATCAGTAACGAGACAAGAAGGTTCTTTATCTATGTCGCCAATAGAGtagagaaaataagaaaatttagctCTCCAAGTCAATTGAATTATGTACCAACTAACCGTAATCCCGCAGACTCTGGAACAAGGTCCGTACCTGCTCACGAAATTCATAGCAGCGAATGGTTATTAGGACCAAGACAACTTCTTTTCTCAGAACAAAAGAATTCTGAGAACATATATCAGCTAATAGACCCAGAAGAAGATGGAGAAATACGTGCAACTGTTAATGTTGCAAAAACATTTCCCACACTTGAGCATAAAGGTATCGGAACTGATAGATTTAACAGATTCTCCAACTGGACATCACTTGTGCGAGCGATAGCCTTTTTGGAACGTTTTTCCCGTTTACACGGGTCAAAACAGACAGCACCAGTGACTTCTCTGGAAGGCTTTTCGAATGCCGAAAATTTCATCTTAATATCTGCTCAATATGAAGTTTACGGAGATGAAATAGATTGCATTAAACGTCAGGAACAAATTCATAAGCGGAGTCCGATAGCTAACTTTAATCCGTTTTTGGACGAACGAGGACTATTACGAGTAGGAGGCCGTATCGCCAAATCTGACTTAAACCTCCGTGAAAAGAAACCATTGATCGTCCCTGGACGCCATCATATAGCGACATTATTAGTTCGACACTACCACAAGATAAAACATGAAGGTCGCCATTTCACAGATGGAGCGATTCGATCCGCAGGATTTTGGATCGTAGGAGCAAAACGCTTGATCTCATCTATTATTCACAAATGTGTGACATGCCGCAAACTCAGAGGAAAAACCGAGTATCAAATCATGTCTGATTTGCCAGAGGACCGTCTTGAACCTTCACCTCCGTTTACTAACGTTGGAATAGACACCTTTGGACCCTGGACAATTGCTTCACGTAAAACACGTGGTGGATACGCCAACTCAAAGCGTTGGGCAATTTTATTCACATGCTTAGTGACAAGAGCTATTCACATCGAATTAATCGAGGAAATGAGTTCTTCAGCCTTCATAAACGCTGTCAGGAGATTCACCGCTATAAGAGGCCAA CCGGAAGAAGCCTAA